One genomic window of Garra rufa chromosome 2, GarRuf1.0, whole genome shotgun sequence includes the following:
- the atl2 gene encoding atlastin-2 isoform X2 — MRNIHTPSACLLVNRSVLDMTGVEDVPLCRPVGALRSLEEFSSDTNGLAPCAVAEELEQEDDPVPEGARPIQIVLASEDDHKFELDAAALEKILMQEHVRDLNVVVVSVAGAFRKGKSFLLDFMLRYMHNQSSESWMGGDDEPLTGFSWRGGCERETTGIQAWSEVFVMEKKDGTKVAVLLVDTQGAFDSQSTIKDCATVFALSTMTSSVQVYNLSQNIQEDDLQHLQLFTEYGRLAMEEIYEKPFQKLLFLIRDWCYPYEHDYGLKGGNHFLERRLQVKLNQHEELQNVRKHIHSCFSSIGCFLLPHPGLKVATNPYFDGRLRDIDEEFKKELQNLVPLLLAPENLVEKEIGGAKVTCRDLLEYFKAYIKIYQGEELPHPKSMLQATAEANNLTAVAGAKDTYNRTMEQVCGGDKPYVAPVDLQRYHEEFKKTSIQKFCAVKKMGGLEFSQRYQEQLETELDEVYTNFTKHNESKNIFYAARTPATLFAVMFVTYMVSTITGFIGLSVIAALANLVMGISLMSFCVWAYVRYSGEYREVGVAIDLITEALWEQLLKPITEQYMEENVRQTVVNSIRATLTDQVTQATKLKSN; from the exons ATATGACTGGTGTGGAGGATGTTCCATTGTGCCGCCCTGTTGGAGCCTTGAGGTCATTGGAGGAGTTTAGCTCTGATACTAATGGACTGGCACCGTGTGCTGTGGCAGAAGAGCTTGAGCAAGAGGACGACCCAGTTCCCGAGGGGGCTCGACCCATCCAAATTGTGCTCGCCAGCGAGGACGATCATAAGTTTGAGTTGGATGCTGCTGCGTTGGAAAAAATTCTGATGCAAGAACATGTCAGGGATCTCAACGTGGTTGTGGTGTCTGTGGCCGGTGCCTTTCGTAAAGGAAAGTCCTTCCTGCTGGACTTCATGCTGCGTTACATGCATAATCAG TCCTCTGAGTCATGGATGGGTGGAGACGACGAGCCATTGACTGGTTTCTCCTGGAGGGGAGGCTGTGAGAGAGAGACCACAGGAATCCAGGCCTGGAGTGAGGTGTTTGTGATGGAAAAGAAAGATGGAACTAAG gTGGCTGTTTTGCTGGTGGACACTCAGGGAGCCTTTGACAGTCAGTCCACCATTAAAGACTGTGCCACAGTTTTTGCTCTGAGCACCATGACCAGCTCTGTGCAG GTTTATAATCTTTCCCAGAATATCCAGGAAGATGATTTGCAGCATCTCCAG CTTTTCACAGAATATGGTCGACTTGCAATGGAGGAGATCTATGAGAAACCATTTCAG AAACTATTGTTTCTGATCAGAGACTGGTGTTATCCATATGAGCATGACTATGGGCTCAAAGGAGGGAATCACTTCTTGGAACGAAGACTACAG GTGAAGCTTAATCAACACGAAGAGCTGCAGAATGTTAGGAAGCATATTCACAGCTGTTTCTCCAGCATAGGCTGCTTTCTGCTGCCACATCCAGGTCTGAAGGTGGCCACCAACCCCTACTTTGATGGCAGACTGAGAG ACATTGATGAAGAGTTCAAGAAGGAGCTGCAGAATCTAGTGCCTTTGCTGCTGGCACCAGAGAACCTGGTAGAGAAAGAGATCGGTGGAGCTAAAGTCACGTGCAGAGACCTGCTGGAGTACTTCAAG GCATATATTAAAATCTATCAAGGGGAGGAGCTTCCACATCCTAAATCCATGTTGCAG GCAACTGCTGAAGCGAACAACCTGACAGCTGTCGCTGGAGCAAAGGACACTTATAACCGAACCATGGAGCAG GTATGTGGAGGTGACAAACCATACGTCGCTCCTGTTGACCTTCAGCGCTATCATGAAGAGTTTAAGAAAACCTCTATTCAGAAGTTCTGTGCGGTGAAGAAAATGGGCGGCTTGGAGTTCAGTCAGCGCTACCAGGAGCAGCTAGAGACTGAGCTGGATGAAGTGTATACAAATTTCACAAAGCACAATGAAAGCAAGAACATTTTCTACGCAGCGAGAACTCCGGCCACGCTGTTTGCCGTCATGTTTGTTACCTACATGGTCTCCACAATAACAGGTTTCATTGGCCTATCGGTAATCGCAGCTCTGGCCAATTTGGTGATGGGGATTTCGCTGATGTCGTTCTGTGTCTGGGCGTATGTCAGATACTCAGGAGAGTATCGAGAAGTGGGGGTGGCGATAGATCTCATAACAGAGGCCCTGTGGGAACAG